A window of Thalassophryne amazonica chromosome 21, fThaAma1.1, whole genome shotgun sequence contains these coding sequences:
- the ankef1a gene encoding ankyrin repeat and EF-hand domain-containing protein 1a: MFSSMFCIQTASGTCRMSGTIAEGRLQTLQVYRLLQCIHQADKDHIDKMLKFGVKDLINLMEPRDGVGALHMAVRAYSDDLVSFLLSRGAHPDIQDKRGRTPVMLAAELGSVATVTLLVQHKADLSLQDAEGKGVLFYCMYPTKRHARCLQMAVECQADINNVSAEGTHIFQLMCEKAQEFESMCLAMLQRGADPNAKNQRTGVTALMAAVKAGCLQLARAILKKGGNVNALDHQRLSAVHYAAMGGFLEVIQLLSANSAQMDVISLDENTPLHYAAATGDALCCKFLVQRGCNHKMKNQKGLLPHQIAKEAGHKVVAKQLKKAQKPPEEETESSEAILMSEPWALTLHDWSNERERDLWHAFGDESDTVSTEVFISVLQELKVPIEEDQLLQVISAHEENNEGLVNIKDFITGVKYIQKPFLLSSYVPKKKKAAKTGKKGKKGGKSTIPMPIGTLPQDIMQRRQDGGPPQFMIESCSNLTDVCRLDSKHPVKNDTRWYTEKPQKVFVNINTCVKSGDLESLGLAFSQGVPVDVQDEYYKTPLMVACSSGNDKVVQYLLKKGANVTMSDQFRWTPLHHAAHGGHTDIAKLLLEAGADVNACTLNGGTPLMKAIECSRISCVDLLLNAGADVTSVNKAGKNCLDIARDFADSAVIDLITCLMDSPTKQKQKKTGCVKLLSTSQLMSQVEKQMDLLPFDVESDDFMSSFSQNIQKKFLEQAKNTG; encoded by the exons atgtttaGTTCAATGTTTTGTATCCAAACAGCTTCTGGCACATGCAGAATGAGTGGCACAATAGCAGAGGGCCGTCTGCAGACACTTCAGGTCTACCGCCTCCTGCAGTGCATCCATCAAGCAGATAAAGATCACATAGACAAGATGCTGAAGTTTGGGGTGAAGGACCTGATTAACCTGATGGAGCCACGGGATGGCGTAGGAGCGCTTCACATGGCTGTTAGAGCGTACAGTGACG ATTTGGTCAGCTTCCTTCTTTCTCGGGGAGCACACCCCGACATCCAAGACAAGAGAGGCCGAACCCCCGTCATGTTGGCTGCCGAGCTGGGCAGTGTCGCCACCGTGACGCTGCTGGTACAGCATAAAGCTGACCTGAGCCTCCAGGATGCCGAGGGCAAAG GCGTGCTGTTCTACTGCATGTACCCGACCAAGCGCCATGCACGCTGCCTGCAGATGGCGGTGGAGTGCCAGGCAGACATCAACAATGTCTCTGCAGAGGGGACTCATATCTTCCAGCTGATGTGTGAAAAAGCTCAAGAGTTTGAGTCCATGTGTCTCGCTATGCTGCAGAGAGGAGCAGACCCCAATGCAAAAAATCAG AGAACCGGTGTCACAGCGTTAATGGCGGCGGTTAAGGCTGGCTGTTTGCAGCTAGCTCGAGCCATTCTCAAAAAGGGGGGAAACGTTAATGCGCTGGACCATCAACGCCTCAGTGCAGTGCACTATGCTGCCATGGGAGGCTTTTTGGAG GTGATTCAGCTGTTGTCTGCAAACTCGGCTCAAATGGACGTGATCAGCTTAGATGAAAACACGCCCCTGCACTACGCCGCTGCCACAGGCGATGCGCTCTGCTGCAAATTCCTGGTACAAAGAG GTTGTAACCACAAGATGAAGAACCAGAAAGGTTTGCTGCCACACCAGATTGCCAAAGAAGCAGGTCACAAAGTAGTAGCCAAACAGCTGAAGAAAGCACAGAAGCCACCAGAAGAAGAAACAGAATCCAGCGAAGCCATATTGATGTCAGAACCCTGGGCCCTGACACTCCACGACTGGAGCAACGAGCGCGAACGTGATCTCTGGCATGCCTTTGGAGATGAATCTGATACAGTATCTACAGAGGTGTTCATTTCGGTGTTACAGGAGTTAAAAGTTCCAATTGAAGAAGACCAGCTTCTTCAAGTTATCTCTGCCCATGAGGAGAACAACGAGGGGCTCGTCAACATTAAGGACTTTATCACAGGTGTCAAGTACATCCAGAAACCATTCTTGTTGTCATCGTATGTTCCCAAAAAGAAAAAGGCAGCGAAGACAGGCAAAAAGGGAAAGAAAGGTGGTAAAAGTACCATTCCTATGCCCATTGGTACCCTACCACAAGACATCATGCAACGCCGGCAGGACGGCGGCCCACCCCAATTCATGATTGAGTCATGTTCCAACTTAACAGATGTCTGCCGTCTGGACTCCAAGCATCCTGTAAAAAATGACACAAGATggtacacagaaaagccacaaaaGGTCTTTGTCAATATTAACACCTGTGTGAAAAGTGGAGATCTGGAGTCTCTAGGCCTCGCTTTCAGCCAGGGAGTTCCTGTAGATGTGCAAGATGAGTATTACAAGACTCCACTGATGGTCGCGTGCTCCAGTGGCAATGACAAAGTGGTTCAGTACCTTCTCAAAAAAGG GGCGAATGTGACCATGTCTGACCAGTTCAGATGGACCCCACTGCACCATGCAGCTCATGGTGGCCACACAGACATCGCCAAGCTTCTGCTGGAGGCCGGTGCTGACGTCAATGCCTGCACTCTCAACGGAGGCACACCTCTCATGAAGGCCATTGAGTGCTCCCGCATTTCTTGTGTCGACTTACTCCTTAATGCAGGCGCTGATGTCACTTCAGTGAACAAAGCAG GGAAAAACTGCCTCGACATTGCCCGAGATTTTGCAGACTCTGCAGTAATTGACCTGATCACATGTTTGATGGACTCGCCaactaaacaaaaacagaaaaagacg GGATGTGTGAAGCTGCTGTCCACCAGTCAGCTAATGTCGCAGGTAGAGAAACAGATGGACCTCTTACCCTTCGACGTGgagtctgatgacttcatgtcatCTTTCAGCCAGAACATCCAGAAGAAATTTCTGGAGCAAGCAAAAAACACGGGTTAG